In Spirosoma sp. KUDC1026, the sequence TCTTTAACGCTGGCATCGGTCTTTCCACTATTTTTCGGGTTGGCTAGCCTCCAACAGGCGCAGCGGGTTCACGACCAGCTGAAGGCGAAGTTTTTGCAGGCTGGGGGCTGGGTTACCACCCTCGAAAACAGCGGTCAGCAATGGGATTGGCCGAACGGCTGGGCGCCTTTGCAGTGGATCGTTTACCAGGGATTAGTCAACTACGGTTTTCAGGAAACGGCCAACGGTGCACGAGACCGTTGGCTGGCGCTGAACGACAAAGTATTCCAGTCCACCGGAAAGATGATGGAAAAGTATAACGTGGTAGACGCTGCGTTGACAACCGGCGGGGGAAAATACCCAAACCAGGATGGATTTGGCTGGACAAATGGCGTCTACCTGCGGATGGCTACAGTTCGAAACAGGACACAATAGCGTGTAATTGAGTTTGTGCGAAGAATTTAACTGGTAACGGGCTTGACCTGTCGACAAGTGGCACCTTATTTGTTTCTGATAACAAAAAGTATCCATCATACTTGTTTCGGACACGATAGGGCTGCCTATGAAAAAAAGTGTACTGCTTCTGCTGGTCTTGTTGTGCGCTACCATTTCTGCTGAGGCCCAGCGCGAATTCATTCTGTCCTGTCAGGATAAAAAAGGATTTGTCAACCTATCGGCTGGGGTGAGCATTCCGGTGGCGCAGTTCGCCAACTCATCGTCGGGTAATTCAGAAGCCAGTATGGCTAGCCCCGGAACATCAATTAATCTGTCGGTTGGCTATCGGCTGCTGGGCAACTGGGGGCTGATGATAAAAGGCGAACAACTCAAAAATTTCTATAATACAAAAGCCATGCTGGCGGCCGTTAGTCCAGTCAGGGCCGAAAGTGATGTATGGACGGCAAAAGCCGATAATTGGATTGTCAATTCGGTCATGGTGGGACCTTTTGTCAGCCTGCCTTATCGCCGATTTGCGCTTGATGCACGACTATTGGCGGGATTGGTTCAGGCGACACTGCCCGGCACGAGTATGGAAGGAAATTACGGCTACAACCGCTACGCCATCCAGACATTTGGCGCTACGAGTAAAGGACTGGCGCTGGGCGGGGGCGTTACCGTCCGTTACCGACTTAGCCCATACTTGTCTATTACTCTGGCGGGCGATCTCACTCGTTCGCAACTGGTATTTCATGACCTACGCTCAATGGCCTCCAGTAGTGCTGGCCGGTCGGAGAGTGTCGCCTATAATAGCGAGCGGGTGATCAGCGCAATTAGCGTGTCGACGGGTATGTCGTTTTTATTTGGGAACAGTTTTCGTCCTTACTAACGACCATTTGAAAGGGTCTACGACTGACTTATCCTATTGCGGTTGCAACCGCCGAGGCTTTCTGGTAGTTTAGTCCAGATAAAACCCTTTCTTTTTATGACGCCACTACGTAGACATGCAATCCTTCGACGGGTTAAAGACATTACACTAAGCACCACCCTGACGCTGGCCCTGTTGAACGGGTCGGCCTTGCTGCAGAGCTGTGGCAATAACAACTCGGAGGAAATCGAACAAACCGAAACCCGCTTTCGGAAAGGAGTGCGGACGTACATTACGGAAACGGCTCCCGGCAATTTCAAAATCACGGACGAAGTAGAAACCGATTCGGATAAGGCCGGTGCTATTGTTAGCTACGCGGATGGCCACCGCGATACGTTAAGTGTGGATGCCGCCCGCCGACTCGTCGAAAGCGATCAGTCGACCCGTACGTATCTGAACAATCCGGCGGGCTATCACCATAATAATGGGTTAGCTAACGTACTACTGTGGGGTGGACTAGGCTACATGCTGGGACGCAATACCGCTCCACAGTACGTGAACGACCGGCAGCGCTACGGTGCTGGCGTGTATGCCAACCCGGGATTATACAACCGTTCTTCGCAGATTGGCGAA encodes:
- a CDS encoding outer membrane beta-barrel protein, yielding MKKSVLLLLVLLCATISAEAQREFILSCQDKKGFVNLSAGVSIPVAQFANSSSGNSEASMASPGTSINLSVGYRLLGNWGLMIKGEQLKNFYNTKAMLAAVSPVRAESDVWTAKADNWIVNSVMVGPFVSLPYRRFALDARLLAGLVQATLPGTSMEGNYGYNRYAIQTFGATSKGLALGGGVTVRYRLSPYLSITLAGDLTRSQLVFHDLRSMASSSAGRSESVAYNSERVISAISVSTGMSFLFGNSFRPY